In a single window of the Peromyscus maniculatus bairdii isolate BWxNUB_F1_BW_parent chromosome 16, HU_Pman_BW_mat_3.1, whole genome shotgun sequence genome:
- the Stx11 gene encoding syntaxin-11, with the protein MKDRLAELLELSRSYDQQFPDGDDDFDAPHEDIVFETDHILESLYRVIQDIQEENQLLMIDVKRLGRQNVRFLTSMRRLSSIKRDTNSIAKAIKTRGEGIHQKLRSMKELSEQAQARHGEHSAVARISHAQYSALTLAFQQAMYEYNQAEMKQRDNCKIRIQRQLEIMGKDVSGKQIEDMFEQGKWDVFSENLLADVKGARAALNEIESRHRELLRLEGRIRDVHDLFLQMAVLVEKQADTLNVIELNVQKTLDYTGEAKAQVRKAVQYKKKNPCRTICCFCCPCVN; encoded by the coding sequence ATGAAAGACCGGCTTGCGGAGCTTCTGGAGTTGTCCAGGAGCTATGACCAGCAATTCCCAGACGGGGACGATGACTTTGACGCTCCCCACGAGGACATCGTGTTCGAGACTGACCACATCCTGGAGTCCTTGTACAGGGtcatccaggacatccaggaagAAAACCAGCTGCTGATGATCGACGTGAAGCGCCTGGGGAGGCAGAACGTCCGCTTCCTCACGTCCATGCGGCGCCTCAGCAGCATCAAGCGCGACACCAACTCCATCGCCAAGGCCATCAAGACCCGGGGCGAGGGCATCCACCAGAAGTTGCGCTCCATGAAGGAGCTGAGCGAGCAGGCGCAGGCCCGGCACGGTGAGCACTCCGCGGTGGCACGCATCTCGCACGCACAATACAGCGCGCTGACCCTCGCCTTCCAGCAGGCCATGTACGAGTACAACCAGGCCGAGATGAAACAGCGCGACAACTGCAAGATCCGCATCCAACGGCAGCTGGAGATCATGGGCAAGGACGTGTCGGGCAAGCAGATCGAGGACATGTTCGAGCAGGGCAAGTGGGACGTGTTCTCCGAGAACCTGCTGGCCGATGTGAAGGGCGCGCGGGCCGCGCTCAACGAGATAGAGAGCCGCCACCGCGAGCTGCTGCGGCTGGAGGGTCGCATCCGCGACGTGCACGATCTCTTCCTGCAGATGGCCGTGCTGGTAGAGAAGCAGGCGGACACGCTGAACGTCATCGAACTTAACGTGCAGAAGACCCTCGACTACACGGGCGAGGCCAAGGCACAGGTGCGCAAGGCTGTGCAGTACAAGAAGAAGAACCCCTGCAGGACcatctgctgcttctgctgccccTGCGTCAACTAG